A window of the Lolium perenne isolate Kyuss_39 chromosome 7, Kyuss_2.0, whole genome shotgun sequence genome harbors these coding sequences:
- the LOC139833986 gene encoding uncharacterized protein: MAAEDLEWERSKISNQDINTLKRLGLMTKEDAIRFPSEESYPKPPMEYRVSFVDHLIRGLSTPIHDFLRGLLFVYGIQLHQLTPNSILHISIFITLCECFLGIPPNWALWKRIFCLRRNGSHNVTYNIGGVVICVRTDVDYFDVKFPDSVQGWRKKWLYIHEESANSVEHNIVPFDGSARIQRRRSWDAEASEEEKKATEALMARIRHLQNTRGKELSGVQITAYFLRIRVQPLQARKNPLWTYSGENDANRISSDLSVKDLEKLVRRISRLGKKDPIPSSCRVEPYSASNPLPKNHPTMASLPPLPEDGEVEERTVVDDVNQETPSFVNEPADSRKSAGSTEKDAASEDTTSAQSPPPAVSPKSKRKRSNAEDSGTSKPEETAPAPRKAAYDPYIESIISS, from the exons atggccgccgaggatcttgagtgggagagatccaaaatctccaatcaagacatcaacacgctgaagaggctcggcctcatgacgaaggaggacgccatccgctttcctagcgaagaaagctaccccaagcctccaatggagtatcgggttagttttgttgatcacctgatccgcggcctttcaaccccaatccatgatttcctccgcggccttcttttcgtttatgggattcaactgcaccagttgactcccaattccatccttcacatttctatttttatcacactttgcgaatgcttcctcggaatccctcccaattgggctctgtggaagcgcattttctgcctccgccgtaatggctcccacaacgtcacttataacataggtggcgttgttatctgtgttcggactgatgtcgattatttcgacgtcaagtttcctgattctgtccaaggatggcgcaaaaagtggctctacatccacgaagaaagcgccaattctgtggagcacaacatagttcctttcgacggaagtgccaggattcagcgtcgccgttcctgggatgccgaagcttctgaagaagagaaaaaggcgacagaggcgctcatggctcgtatccgtcatcttcaaaacactcgaggcaaagagctatctggtgttcaaattactgcctacttccttaggattagagtgcagcctcttcaggctcgcaaaaatcccctttggacgtattctggtgaaaatgacgccaacagaatctccagtgatctttctgtaaaggacttggaaaaattggttcgaagaatttctcgattaggcaagaaggatcctattccctcctcctgtcgagtggaaccatacagtgcttccaatcctcttcccaag aatcatcctactatggcttcccttcctcctcttcctgaggatggagaggtcgaagaaagaaccgttgtcgatgatgtcaaccaggagaccccctcttttgtgaatgaacccgcagattctcgaaaatctgcgggatctactgagaaggatgctgcctctgaagatacaacatcagcgcaatctcctcctcctgctgtttctccgaagagcaaaaggaaaaggagcaatgc